One genomic window of Elaeis guineensis isolate ETL-2024a chromosome 2, EG11, whole genome shotgun sequence includes the following:
- the LOC140855260 gene encoding LOW QUALITY PROTEIN: uncharacterized protein (The sequence of the model RefSeq protein was modified relative to this genomic sequence to represent the inferred CDS: inserted 4 bases in 4 codons; deleted 5 bases in 5 codons): MFIAEALRSKVAARLRPWLQEEPDMELELGFLRSHGRAKNLSFDPSALNSLMEDSVSLEFKSFKVGEVHIRVSPWSSPSLVLQVRGVDVTLAPRETVSKKRSSSRDLAARKRKKVIASIDPQGASMHEMIEGLLYRSSSVNTATSLSGVILSCCQVQLQDIQLKLQFMNAYHTCVLKVNDISLEPELLEYSSFLRGILHSLLLPSKERILTITCNSLEFRLKDNDHTNCITSLMGLSTCVRLKGFQPLGFGIQIAHVDIKFSPDSIPLLLVMSYVLSSKECDGVRNGQELWKIAGQKLGCLTLHRTFLQRIVNIVVLWSRYVCAYELLLSLVGYSANVTLKENVARVSNDSKCLSHVKHQWKLINELEEKLPAEAVGRARQIARHRISSRSSSTDLKTSISLVTTSLLRILALVSLLWRFICFIYQLAARLFFNLCILCLHHGISRSSALILDGVSQDSCLQFQLTLSLGVLYITLCSGTSAHDPIGGKVEHEARFHHVKLPSLCLIMKCLCFNYRVNSITKSLLSVLGELRLCLSYISSISFGDNDPGIKRTLSFKAPKVRSGTESKIIMWSDPALAYDPSERDAIDSSISADNASVFVLENNIGNLWSNWKKVSQIYAEINIQQTEEPFVLCEFQNFLIDPYLDSGDYGLHKCSLTIGKMNLDLDYSSIVFSSLLLGQLHHCCHWATTTGRMQSPSSSSIVHEEKPEIRMEDRIRSYTSRLKILLINMIPVRNIQIGALIAGPSIRIFSQDQLSHDTEQYKSPIVAKENNNYFFALDLANIEFAVWPASTAFLAALTEESSFNEVDTEYIWYKEPRTLDILEVHASERYVARGRIALDACLRFMGIVVSIDHLEVNQKSHVVGPMSITIHSSICRDYLRSLSAEVDVLSISLSGITTGVAVYLYADELLIFLQVFKAMLSASSGFSNLDISLCYPREFFSKVMTLAKKYNDLDLAKCKATDENMFIKNTEILVDAALESESVDIILNDSRNKHLSSMNSDEASSSAMDNVSMRSTCKEITISNMIKLLSFGIGVFVQKSFIQISCSGSFAEMLINISKIQSVVFNHQSSVEIGTDILQLKTQLDQSLKKLHQFSLCNCIFSLQVGSHGGAFPTSYEAERAFLNAGEPETLSCGPNHNVEAGRLLVTDNPGSSSGCWIFMEIKFGEVFMAECCMKTLLTATHQPSMLKTSISFCQDLQTIRCKLQGGLIFLETSTLAMFIECYKLYCLLAMKCFSWVCSVSGKSSEKVGILTLSSEHIVRSTNCSIEEHDISTVSSASNSEKWKVFEHNFVKALNVDISQFSLALAVTDGSDNIQELILEADMSLQLMSFGKSLLFDLNRLTIFSQHLHRNMLNQTRESLMPHFHSNTAIALSSHGRSGELILASQVSTSMPTGLGDAHSTSLPAPGQEILVETSGFSPLYHGNYILKHLAASIKIDKMVLENEVGFGQVQSGWFGEGSISGFDLTIAISEIQMLLALYAPLCGIFAAKAGQNLTRNFASRNQGWTTDTDYKIPDGAIVALRDLHQHMYFAVENRQKKYCLVGAQHYSLVGERALFRVRFHKTWRPRASWISLESLYAENEEGKSLCLNYSPGSGFVEISSSNGKRCXLWQTIPYEPESYEDDDDDDYMRSCKIASGNAFYLVNQXNDCAVAFVDGTSRVFKKPGNPFKAKVFNNFSLANDLGMLHVSNPSSGDTTGTNVQGESSCMDGERSKFDANXPSVIISIDKVVFTIVHQVSDANDKLPLYQXSINDIHVTGQILPSKFRIISSFKIAVNHFDAQNNLWREIISPVDSSLFFRSRFSHQILVNKYQKVPVDISLTELSLDVLLYCLGN; this comes from the exons GGTGCTTCCATGCATGAAATGATTGAAGGACTTCTGTATAGGTCTTCTTCAGTAAATACAGCGACGTCTTTGTCTGGTGTTATATTAAGTTGTTGTCAGGTACAACTCCAAGACATCCAATTAAAGTTGCAATTTATGAATGCATATCATACTTGTGTGTTGAAGGTGAATGATATTTCTTTGGAACCTGAGCTTCTTGAGTACAGTTCTTTCTTAAGAGGAATACTACACTCATTACTTCTGCCTAGCAAGGAGAGAATTTTAACTATTACTTGCAATAGTCTGGAGTTCAGGTTGAAGGATAATGATCACACAAACTGTATCACATCTTTGATGGGTCTGTCAACATGTGTCAGATTAAAAGGTTTTCAACCACTGGGATTTGGTATCCAAATAGCACATGTTGACATCAAATTTTCACCAGACAGTATTCCTCTCCTTTTGGTAATGTCATATGTATTATCCTCCAAAGAATGTGATGGTGTCAGGAATGGTCAGGAGCTCTGGAAGATAGCTGGACAAAAACTTGGTTGTTTGACTCTTCATAGAACTTTTTTGCAAAGGATTGTTAACATTGTTGTGCTATGGTCACGATATGTTTGTGCCTATGAGTTACTGCTATCATTGGTTGGATATTCTGCTAATGTGACATTAAAAGAAAATGTTGCTAGGGTGTCCAACGATAGCAAATGTTTGAGTCATGTTAAACATCAGTGGAAACTAATTAATGAACTAGAGGAGAAACTTCCTGCAGAGGCTGTGGGACGTGCACGACAGATAGCACGCCACAGAATATCATCGCGCTCATCATCCACTGATTTGAAGACATCAATCAGTCTTGTAACCACTTCATTGTTAAGAATTCTTGCACTAGTATCACTTCTTTGGAGATTTATCTGCTTCATCTATCAGCTAGCTGCAcgtttattttttaatttgtgcATCCTTTGTCTGCACCACGGAATCAGTAGATCATCTGCACTTATTCTCGATGGTGTTTCTCAAGATTCTTGTTTGCAGTTTCAATTGACTCTCAGTTTAGGAGTACTCTACATCACCCTTTGTTCTGGAACTTCTGCTCATGATCCTATTGGTGGAAAAGTTGAGCATGAAGCAAGGTTTCATCATGTTAAACTGCCTTCACTTTGTCTAATAATGAAGTGCTTGTGCTTTAACTATAGAGTCAACAGCATTACAAAATCATTACTTAGTGTTCTTGGCGAACTGAGGTTATGCCTGTCTTATATTTCAAGCATTTCATTTGGGGATAATGACCCAGGAATTAAGCGAACCTTATCTTTTAAAGCACCTAAAGTTCGGTCTGGCACTGAATCTAAGATAATCATGTGGAGTGACCCTGCTCTGGCATATGATCCATCAGAACGAGATGCTATTGATTCTTCAATTTCTGCAGATAATGCTTCAGTCTTTGTCTTGGAAAATAATATTGGAAACTTGTGGTCAAATTGGAAGAAAGTTAGTCAGATATATGCAGAGATAAATATTCAGCAGACTGAGGAGCCATTTGTTCTTTGCGAGTTTCAAAACTTCCTTATAGATCCATATCTTGACAGTGGAGACTATGGACTTCATAAATGCAGCTTGACAATTGGAAAAATGAACCTTGATTTGGATTATTCATCTATAGTTTTTTCTTCTCTGTTGCTTGGGCAGCTGCATCATTGTTGTCATTGGGCTACTACTACTGGGAGAATGCAAAGTCCTTCATCTTCGTCAATTGTACATGAGGAGAAACCTGAAATCAGGATGGAGGATAGGATAAGATCATACACTAGTAGGCTGAAGATTCTGTTGATTAATATGATTCCAGTTAGGAACATCCAAATTGGAGCACTCATTGCTGGACCATCTATTCGAATTTTTTCACAAGATCAGCTGTCCCATGATACTGAACAATACAAGAGCCCTATAGTTGCTAAGGAAAATAACAATTATTTTTTTGCTTTGGATCTCGCAAATATTGAATTTGCTGTGTGGCCAGCTTCTACAGCTTTTTTAGCTGCGCTGACTGAAGAGTCAAGTTTCAATGAGGTGGATACCGAGTACATTTGGTATAAGGAACCCCGCACGCTAGACATTTTGGAAGTACATGCCAGTGAAAGATATGTTGCTCGAGGGCGGATTGCGCTTGATGCTTGTTTAAGATTCATGGGCATAGTTGTATCCATTGACCATTTAGAAGTAAATCAGAAATCTCATGTCGTTGGACCCATGTCAATAACAATACATTCCTCAATCTGCAG AGATTATCTTCGTTCATTATCTGCAGAAGTAGATGTTCTATCAATTAGTCTCAGTGGAATTACAACTGGTGTTGCAGTTTATTTATATGCGGATGAACTTTTGATTTTCCTCCAG GTTTTTAAAGCTATGCTTTCAGCATCATCTGGTTTTAGTAATTTGGACATCAGTCTTTGTTATCCTCGAGAATTCTTCAGTAAAGTAATGACTTTAGCCAAGAAATATAATGATCTGGACTTGGCAAAATGTAAAGCTACTGATGAAAACATGTTTATTAAGAATACAGAAATTTTAGTTGATGCTGCACTTGAATCTGAGTCTGTggacatcattttgaatgattcACGAAATAAACATTTAAGTTCTATGAATTCCGATGAAGCTTCCAGCAGTGCCATGGACAATGTCAGCATGCGATCTACATGCAAGGAGATAACGATAAGCAATATGATTAAATTACTTAGTTTCGGTATTGGAGTCTTtgttcaaaaatctttcatccagATCTCATGCAGTGGAAGTTTTGCAGAAATGCTGATTAATATTTCGAAAATTCAGTCAGTTGTTTTCAACCATCAAAGTTCTGTGGAAATTGGCACGGATATATTGCAGCTTAAGACCCAACTTGatcaatctttaaaaaaattacatcaaTTCTCACTCTGTAACTGCATATTCAGTTTACAAGTTGGTTCTCATGGTGGTGCCTTCCCGACTTCATATGAAGCAGAAAGAGCCTTTCTGAATGCTGGAGAACCAGAGACCCTCTCATGCGGTCCAAATCATAATGTGGAAGCAGGTCGATTGCTTGTGACAGATAATCCTGGGTCCTCATCTGGTTGCTGGATTTTCATGGAGATTAAATTTGGTGAGGTTTTTATGGCTGAATGTTGTATGAAGACCCTGCTAACTGCAACACATCAACCAAGTATGCTAAAAACTTCAATTTCCTTTTGCCAGGACCTCCAGACAATCAGGTGCAAACTCCAG GGTGGTTTGATCTTTCTTGAAACATCAACACTGGCTATGTTCATTGAGTGCTATAAATTGTATTGTCTTCTGGCCATGAAATGCTTTTCATGGGTGTGCAGTGTATCTGGAAAATCATCTGAAAAAGTTGGCATCCTGACACTTTCCAGTGAACATATTGTTAGATCAACTAACTGTTCCATTGAGGAGCATGACATAAGCACTGTGTCCTCAGCTTCAAATTCAGAAAAGTGGAAGGTGTTTGAACATAACTTTGTCAAGGCACTTAATGTAGATATATCTCAGTTTTCTCTTGCTCTTGCTGTTACAGATGGATCAG ACAACATTCAGGAGCTAATTCTAGAAGCTGATATGAGCCTGCAGCTTATGAGCTTTGGGAAAAGTCTCTTATTTGATTTAAATCGATTGACAATTTTTAGTCAGCATCTTCATAGAAATATGCTCAATCAAACAAGAGAATCTCTTATGCCCCATTTTCACTCCAATACAGCAATTGCTTTGTCATCTCATGGTAGATCTGGTGAACTTATTCTTGCTTCTCAAGTTTCAACAAGCATGCCTACTGGCCTTGGTGATGCACATTCTACAAGTCTTCCAGCTCCTGGGCAGGAAATTTTGGTGGAGACATCTGGATTTTCTCCTTTATATCATGGCAATTACATCTTAAAACATCTGGCTGCTTCTATTAAGATCGACAAGATGGTTTTGGAGAATGAAGTGGGTTTTGGCCAAGTGCAGAGTGGTTGGTTCGGGGAGGGCTCCATTTCTGGTTTTGATTTGACTATAGCAATATCTGAAATTCAG atgcttttggcttTGTATGCACCTTTATGTGGGATATTCGCTGCAAAGGCTGGCCAAAACTTGACGCGGAATTTTGCCTCTAGGAATCAAGGATGGACCACTGATACAGACTATAAGATTCCTGATG GAGCAATTGTGGCACTCCGGGATCTTCACCAGCACATGTACTTTGCAGTTGAAAACCGACAGAAGAAATATTGTTTAGTTGGTGCACAGCATTACTCTCTTGTTGGAGAACGAGCTCTCTTTCGG GTGAGGTTCCATAAGACTTGGAGA CCAAGAGCATCGTGGATTTCCTTGGAATCATTGTATGCC GAGAACGAAGAAGGTAAATCGTTGTGCCTG AACTACAGTCCAGGATCAGGCTTTGTTGAAATATCTAGCAGCAATGGTAAAAGGT TCCTTTGGCAAACCATCCCATATGAACCTGAGAgttatgaggatgatgatgatgatgattacaTGAGATCTTGCAAAATAGCTTCTGGAAATGCTTTCTATCTTGTTAACC AGAATGACTGTGCTGTTGCTTTTGTCGATGGGACTTCCAGAGTTTTTAAGAAGCCGGGGAATCCATTCAAGGCAAAGGTGTTCAAT AATTTCTCATTAGCGAATGATCTTGGGATGTTGCATGTCTCTAATCCCAGCTCTGGTGACACTACTGGAACGAATGTTCAAGGAGAGTCATCTTGTATGGATGGAGAGAGATCAAAATTTGATGCAA CTCCATCTGTAATTATAAGCATTGATAAGGTTGTCTTTACCATTGTTCATCAAGTTTCAGATGCAAATGACAAGCTTCCACTCTATC GCAGCATCAATGATATTCATGTCACTGGACAGATATTACCATCCAAATTCAGAATCATAAGCTCATTCAAGATTGCTGTTAACCACTTTGATGCACAAAATAACCTCTG GAGGGAAATTATTTCTCCTGTTGATTCATCTCTGTTCTTCCGTTCTAGG TTCTCACATCAGATTTTAGTTAACAAGTATCAAAAAGTGCCT GTTGATATATCTCTTACTGAGCTCTCATTAGATGTACTTCTTTATTGCTTGGGAAATTAA